From Aquila chrysaetos chrysaetos chromosome 3, bAquChr1.4, whole genome shotgun sequence, the proteins below share one genomic window:
- the ASTE1 gene encoding protein asteroid homolog 1: MGIHGLAGFVEERGLFFTELRVRDTKLVIDGSSLYHRLCFASTVDFRRGGDYGPFTAAVRDFFGSLRACRVAPFVVLDGGRGADDRKLPTMRGRAAERLRAAHGLSRGDGGCLVPLLTREAFVQALGRLGVPFVQCFAEADREIAGLANRWGCPVLSLDSDFCVFDLAAGYCPLTHFQWQSVRAGEGAQGCYIPARCFSAEKFCRHFSHLNKSLLPLFAVMNGNDYTDWAALEAFFSKVPLPRGWAVGKGRKYAHLQGLLNWLSQFAGPTEAVDNVLKYLKKHQRDKIRELLCTSMEDYTPSDVNLEDFFQNGKYECEAARKADLPQWVLDALAKGKLAPFISDALILRSTFLHVQVENMQRPSAHSTALPIRQVIYGLLLRVSQSTEAASPSKQTKELPVVCEFDRLQKTLKKTFVQAASRPTDFCDYHFPLDKLMEVPMSCRQMLLLETLGVKMSFLESIPSHLQLPVAVTCYWIFCSEPKVKLHQLKALLLMIVSGELHRITNDPDLTVLCAEDDSIAYNEFIKWKEKKLQNKDFDLDAAHSFCQWQCCLQMGLYLNQLLCTPLSEPDLSRLYSGTLVHRLYQELKSTPSVENLFSLSPKMIQLYQVLLNTVESTVSPDFIQKMTKTKSESYKKKKASNKKKKAIRCAVPETQHLCNVNRFASLRVDD, encoded by the exons ATGGGCATCCACGGGCTGGCGGGCTTCGTGGAGGAGCGCGGGTTGTTCTTCACCGAGCTGCGGGTGAGAGACACCAAGCTGGTCATCGATGGGAGCAGCCTCTACCACCGGCTGTGCTTCGCCTCCACCGTCGACTTCCGCCGCGGCGGCGATTACGGGCCCTTCACGGCGGCCGTGCGCGACTTTTTTGGCAGCCTGCGGGCCTGCCGCGTCGCCCCCTTCGTGGTGCTGGACGGCGGGCGCGGCGCCGACGACAGGAAGCTTCCCACGATGCGAGGCCGCGCCGCCGAGCGGCTGCGGGCAGCCCACGGCCTCTCCCGCGGCGACGGCGGCTGCCTGGTGCCGCTGCTGACACGCGAGGCCTTCGTGCAGGCGTTGGGCCGGCTCGGCGTGCCCTTCGTGCAGTGCTTCGCCGAGGCCGACCGGGAGATCGCTGGCCTGGCCAACCGCTGGGGCTGCCCCGTCCTCTCCCTCGACAGCGACTTCTGCGTCTTCGACCTGGCAGCCGGCTACTGCCCCCTGACCCACTTCCAGTGGCAGAGCGTGCGCGCAGGAGAAGGGGCGCAGGGCTGCTATATTCCCGCTCGCTGCTTTTCCGCGGAGAAATTCTGCAGGCACTTCAGTCACCTGAACAAAAGCCTGCTCCCTCTCTTTGCCGTCATGAACGGGAACGACTATACCGATTGGGCAGCTCTCGAGGCGTTCTTCAGCAAGGTGCCCTTGCCGAGGGGGTGggcagtggggaaggggaggaagtACGCCCACCTTCAGGGGCTTCTGAACTGGCTGTCGCAGTTTGCTGGGCCCACCGAGGCTGTCGACAATGTGCTGAAATACCTTAAGAAACACCAGAGAGACAAAATAAGGGAGCTTCTGTGCACTTCAATGGAGGATTATACTCCCTCCGATGTGAATCTTGAGGACTTTTTTCAGAATGGAAAGTATGAATGTGAGGCTGCCAGGAAAGCAGACTTACCACAGTGGGTACTCGATGCTTTAGCAAAAGGTAAGCTGGCCCCATTCATCAGCGATGCCCTGATACTAAGAAGTACCTTCCTCCATGTTCAGGTGGAGAACATGCAGAGACCTAGCGCACATAGCACAGCTTTGCCCATTCGACAAGTTATCTATGGACTGCTTCTGAGAGTATCTCAAAGTACTGAGGCTGCTTCTCCAAGTAAACAGACCAAGGAGCTGCCAGTTGTATGTGAATTTGACAGACTCcaaaagacacttaaaaaaacatttgttcaaGCAGCAAGCCGACCCACAGATTTCTGTGATTATCATTTTCCTTTGGACAAGTTAATGGAG gtgCCCATGTCATGCCGTCAGATGCTTTTGCTGGAGACTCTAGGAGTGAAAATGAGTTTCCTAGAATCTATCCCCAGTCACTTACAACTCCCTGTTGCTGTAACGTGTTACTGGATATTTTGTTCAGAACCAAAAGTTAAGTTGCATCAATTAAAGGCTTTACTTCTAATGATAGTATCTGGAGAACTGCACAGGATAACAAATGATCCAG ATCTCACAGTTTTATGTGCTGAAGATGACAGTATTGCATACAATGAATTtataaaatggaaggaaaagaaattgcaaaataaagacTTCGATTTAGATGCTGCACACAGTTTTTGCCAGTGGCAGTGCTGTCTTCAGATGGGATTGTATCTTAACCAGCTACTTTGCACTCCTCTCTCTGAGCCAGACCTAAGTAG GCTTTACAGTGGGACCCTTGTGCACAGACTGTATCAGGAACTTAAATCAACACCTTCAGTGGAAAATCTGTTTAGTTTATCTCCAAAAATGATTCAGCTTTATCAGGTTTTGTTAAATACAGTGGAGTCAACTGTATCTCCAGACTTCATTCAGAAAATGACCAAGACCAAATCTGAGTCctacaaaaagaagaaagcatctaataagaaaaaaaaggccattAGGTGTGCTGTACCAGAAACTCAGCATTTATGCAATGTTAATAGGTTTGCATCACTTCGAGTGGATGACTGA